The proteins below come from a single Comamonas antarctica genomic window:
- the tolQ gene encoding protein TolQ: MNSHNMSIFSLVLQASWVVQLVMLALVAASVASWAAIFRKSNLLKRVRAFNDAFEQEFWSGTSLNDLYASAAQNAKRGGPMERIFASGMREYQKLRERRIGDVSTLMDGTRRAMRASLQREMDEIEAGLPFLGSVGSVSPYVGLFGTVWGVMHAFTGFASMEQVTLATVAPGIAEALVATAMGLFAAIPAVTAYNRFAHQTDRVANQLDTFIEEFSNILQRNVGATASSTASGH; encoded by the coding sequence ATGAACTCCCATAACATGTCCATTTTCAGCCTGGTCCTGCAGGCCAGCTGGGTCGTGCAGCTCGTCATGCTGGCCCTCGTGGCCGCATCGGTGGCCAGCTGGGCGGCGATCTTCCGCAAGTCCAACCTGCTCAAGCGGGTGCGCGCGTTCAACGACGCGTTCGAGCAGGAATTCTGGTCGGGCACCAGCCTCAACGACCTCTACGCCTCGGCTGCGCAGAACGCCAAGCGCGGCGGCCCGATGGAACGCATCTTCGCCAGCGGCATGCGCGAATACCAGAAGCTGCGCGAGCGCCGCATCGGCGACGTCTCGACGCTGATGGACGGCACGCGCCGCGCGATGCGCGCCAGCCTGCAGCGCGAAATGGACGAGATCGAAGCCGGCCTGCCCTTCCTGGGCTCAGTGGGCTCGGTGTCGCCCTATGTCGGCCTGTTCGGCACGGTGTGGGGCGTGATGCACGCGTTCACCGGCTTTGCCAGCATGGAGCAGGTCACGCTGGCCACGGTGGCGCCGGGCATCGCCGAAGCGCTGGTGGCCACGGCCATGGGCCTGTTCGCGGCCATTCCCGCCGTCACCGCCTACAACCGCTTCGCGCACCAGACCGACCGCGTGGCCAACCAGCTCGATACCTTCATCGAGGAGTTCTCCAACATCCTGCAGCGCAACGTGGGCGCCACCGCGAGCAGCACCGCGTCCGGCCACTGA
- the ybgC gene encoding tol-pal system-associated acyl-CoA thioesterase, protein MDFALPIRVYWEDTDAGGVVFYANYLRFYERARTEWLRSLGIEQQKLREQTGGMFVVTQAQVEYLRPARLDDQLLVTARLEASGRASMTIRQQAFLETTSGALLSEASIRIGWVNGANMRPMRIPISLLEQLS, encoded by the coding sequence ATGGATTTCGCTCTCCCGATCCGCGTCTACTGGGAAGACACCGATGCCGGCGGCGTCGTGTTCTATGCCAACTACCTGAGGTTCTACGAACGTGCGCGCACCGAATGGCTGCGCTCGCTGGGTATCGAGCAGCAAAAGTTGCGGGAACAAACCGGCGGCATGTTTGTCGTAACCCAGGCGCAGGTCGAGTACCTGCGGCCCGCGCGGCTCGACGACCAACTTTTGGTTACCGCGCGCTTGGAGGCCAGTGGCCGTGCGTCGATGACAATACGCCAGCAAGCTTTCCTGGAAACGACCTCCGGTGCGCTGCTCAGCGAAGCTTCGATACGCATCGGCTGGGTCAATGGCGCGAACATGCGTCCGATGAGAATACCGATCAGCCTTCTGGAACAACTTTCATGA
- a CDS encoding pyridoxal phosphate-dependent aminotransferase yields the protein MQVSNRAQRIEPFYVMEVAKAAQALAREVAHTSEPMIFLNIGEPDFTAPPLVQQAAARAVAEGQTQYTPALGLDALRERISQWYAQRFGADVPARRIVVTAGASAALQLACLALVNAGDEILMPDPSYPCNRHFVSAAEGTPVLIPTTAAERFQLSADKVAEAWGEKTRGVLLASPSNPTGTSIAPDELRRIHDVVRARGGLTIIDEIYLGLSYDPAYSQTALALGEDLISINSFSKYFNMTGWRLGWMVVPEALVPAIERVAQNLFICASTIAQHAALACFEPDSIAEYERRRAEFKARRDYFIPELDKLGLRVPVMPDGAFYAWADCSDAARKLGVEGSWDFAYALMQRAHLAITPGRDFGSHETANYVRFSTANSLPQLQEAVRRLQVLLG from the coding sequence ATGCAAGTTTCAAACCGCGCGCAGCGCATTGAGCCGTTTTATGTGATGGAAGTGGCCAAGGCCGCCCAGGCCCTGGCACGCGAGGTGGCGCACACCAGCGAGCCGATGATCTTCCTGAACATCGGCGAACCCGACTTCACCGCGCCGCCGCTGGTGCAGCAGGCCGCGGCGCGCGCCGTGGCCGAAGGCCAGACGCAATACACGCCGGCGCTGGGCCTCGACGCGCTGCGCGAGCGCATCAGCCAGTGGTATGCGCAGCGCTTCGGCGCCGATGTGCCCGCGCGGCGCATCGTCGTCACGGCCGGCGCCTCGGCCGCGCTGCAGCTGGCCTGCCTGGCGCTGGTCAATGCGGGCGACGAGATCCTGATGCCCGACCCGAGCTATCCGTGCAACCGGCATTTCGTGAGCGCGGCCGAGGGCACTCCGGTGCTGATTCCCACCACGGCCGCCGAGCGTTTCCAGCTCAGCGCCGACAAGGTCGCCGAGGCCTGGGGCGAGAAGACGCGCGGCGTGCTGCTGGCCTCGCCGTCGAATCCCACGGGCACCTCGATCGCGCCCGACGAGCTGCGCCGCATCCACGACGTGGTGCGCGCGCGCGGCGGGCTGACGATCATCGACGAGATCTACCTGGGGCTGTCCTACGATCCGGCCTACTCCCAGACCGCGCTGGCGCTGGGCGAGGACCTGATCAGCATCAACAGCTTCAGCAAGTACTTCAACATGACCGGCTGGCGCCTGGGCTGGATGGTCGTGCCCGAGGCGCTGGTGCCGGCCATCGAGCGCGTGGCGCAGAACCTGTTCATCTGCGCCAGCACCATTGCCCAGCATGCGGCGCTGGCCTGTTTCGAGCCCGACAGCATTGCCGAGTACGAGCGCCGCCGCGCCGAATTCAAGGCGCGCCGCGATTACTTCATCCCGGAACTGGACAAGCTCGGCCTGCGCGTGCCGGTCATGCCCGATGGCGCGTTCTACGCCTGGGCCGACTGCAGCGACGCCGCGCGCAAGCTGGGTGTGGAGGGCAGCTGGGACTTCGCGTATGCGCTGATGCAGCGCGCGCACCTGGCGATCACGCCGGGGCGCGACTTCGGCAGCCATGAGACGGCGAATTACGTGCGCTTTTCCACGGCCAATTCGCTGCCCCAGCTGCAGGAGGCGGTGCGCCGCCTGCAGGTGCTGCTGGGCTGA
- the nusB gene encoding transcription antitermination factor NusB: MSEEQSSAAAGRPPRQSRTGNTSTGARKAASKSNRSRAREFALQALYQHLVGRNDATAIDMFTRDLAGFHKADTAHYDALLHGCITTEAELDALIVPKLDRQLAEISPIEHAVMWIGTYEFLHCPDVPWRVVLNECIELAKEFGGTDGHKYVNAVLNGLAPSLRSVEVAADKAAG, translated from the coding sequence ATGAGCGAAGAACAATCCTCCGCGGCCGCAGGCCGCCCGCCGCGCCAGTCGCGCACCGGCAACACCAGCACCGGCGCGCGCAAGGCAGCCTCGAAATCGAACCGCAGCCGCGCGCGCGAATTCGCGCTGCAGGCGCTCTACCAGCATCTCGTGGGCCGCAACGATGCGACCGCCATCGACATGTTCACGCGCGACCTGGCCGGCTTCCACAAGGCCGACACGGCGCATTACGACGCGCTGCTGCACGGCTGCATCACGACCGAAGCCGAGCTCGACGCGCTGATCGTGCCCAAGCTCGATCGCCAGCTCGCCGAGATCTCGCCCATCGAGCATGCGGTGATGTGGATCGGCACCTATGAGTTCCTGCACTGCCCCGATGTGCCCTGGCGCGTCGTGCTCAACGAGTGCATCGAACTGGCCAAGGAATTTGGCGGCACCGACGGCCACAAATACGTCAACGCCGTGCTCAACGGCCTCGCGCCCAGCCTGCGCAGCGTCGAAGTCGCGGCCGACAAGGCCGCGGGCTGA
- the ribH gene encoding 6,7-dimethyl-8-ribityllumazine synthase, with protein MFGAEQGIGPQLDGAGLRIGIVQARFNESITNALAAACRAELLALGVQEENIDHVQVPGALEVPVALQAMAEREQYDALVALGCIIRGETYHFELVANESGAGVTRLSLDYQLPIANAIITTENMEQAIARQTDKGRDAARVAVEMAQLLDTLN; from the coding sequence ATGTTTGGCGCAGAACAGGGCATCGGCCCGCAACTCGACGGCGCAGGCTTGCGCATCGGCATCGTCCAGGCCCGCTTCAACGAAAGCATCACCAACGCGCTCGCGGCGGCCTGCCGCGCCGAGCTGCTGGCACTGGGCGTGCAGGAAGAGAACATCGACCATGTGCAGGTCCCGGGCGCACTGGAAGTGCCCGTGGCGCTGCAGGCCATGGCCGAACGTGAGCAGTACGACGCCCTGGTGGCGCTGGGCTGCATCATCCGGGGGGAGACATACCACTTCGAGCTGGTGGCCAACGAATCGGGCGCGGGCGTGACGCGCCTGTCGCTGGACTACCAGCTGCCGATCGCCAACGCGATCATCACCACTGAAAACATGGAGCAGGCCATTGCGCGCCAGACCGACAAGGGCCGCGATGCAGCCCGCGTGGCGGTCGAAATGGCACAGCTGCTCGACACCCTGAACTGA
- the ribBA gene encoding bifunctional 3,4-dihydroxy-2-butanone-4-phosphate synthase/GTP cyclohydrolase II, with amino-acid sequence MTSPLHPVAISPVEDIIAHMRAGRMVVLIDEEDRENEGDLVLAADHVTPEAINFMARFGRGLICLTLTRERCELLKLPPMATRNGTKHSTAFTVSIEAAEGVTTGISAADRARTVQAAVAANAQADDLVQPGHIFPLQAVPGGVLMRAGHTEAGCDLAGMAGCSPAAVICEIMKDDGTMARLPDLQLFAAEHGLKIGTIADLIQYRSRTESLLQVVDSRPLQTPFGEFTVRVFRDQPSHSVHLALVKGSWNADDEVPVRVHEPLSLLDLLEVDREMHSWSLDSSLRYLDAQGRGVAVLLNCGESAEQLLAQFDGSARSAQAPERGRMDLRTYGIGAQILRDCGVHKMRLMGNPRRMPSMTGYGLEITGYIPKE; translated from the coding sequence ATGACCTCCCCCCTGCATCCCGTAGCCATCTCTCCGGTGGAAGACATCATTGCCCACATGCGCGCCGGCCGCATGGTGGTGCTGATCGATGAAGAAGACCGCGAAAACGAAGGCGACCTGGTGCTGGCCGCCGACCATGTCACGCCCGAGGCGATCAATTTCATGGCGCGTTTTGGCCGCGGCCTGATCTGCCTCACGCTCACGCGCGAACGTTGCGAACTGCTCAAGCTGCCGCCCATGGCCACGCGCAACGGCACCAAGCACTCCACCGCCTTCACGGTCTCCATCGAAGCCGCCGAAGGCGTCACGACGGGCATTTCCGCCGCCGACCGCGCGCGCACCGTGCAGGCCGCGGTGGCCGCCAACGCCCAGGCCGACGACCTGGTCCAGCCCGGCCATATCTTTCCCTTGCAGGCCGTGCCTGGCGGCGTGCTGATGCGCGCCGGCCATACCGAAGCCGGCTGCGACCTGGCCGGCATGGCCGGCTGCAGCCCCGCGGCCGTGATCTGCGAGATCATGAAGGACGACGGCACGATGGCGCGCCTGCCCGATCTGCAGCTGTTTGCCGCCGAGCATGGCCTGAAGATCGGCACCATTGCCGACCTGATCCAATACCGCAGCCGCACCGAATCGCTGCTGCAGGTCGTCGACAGCCGCCCGCTGCAGACCCCGTTCGGCGAATTCACGGTGCGCGTGTTCCGCGACCAGCCCAGCCATTCCGTGCACCTGGCCCTCGTCAAGGGCAGCTGGAACGCCGATGACGAGGTGCCGGTGCGCGTGCACGAGCCGCTGTCGCTGCTGGACCTGCTTGAAGTCGACCGCGAGATGCACTCGTGGAGCCTTGACAGCAGCCTGCGCTACCTCGACGCGCAAGGCCGCGGCGTGGCCGTGCTGCTCAACTGCGGCGAAAGCGCAGAGCAGTTGCTGGCGCAGTTCGACGGCAGCGCGCGTTCGGCGCAGGCGCCCGAGCGCGGCCGCATGGACCTGCGCACCTACGGCATCGGCGCGCAGATCCTGCGCGACTGCGGCGTGCACAAGATGCGTTTGATGGGCAACCCGCGCCGCATGCCCAGCATGACCGGCTACGGCCTCGAGATCACTGGCTACATCCCCAAGGAATAA
- a CDS encoding 2Fe-2S iron-sulfur cluster-binding protein encodes MSSPFTPDFFIAKLTPSGQQCDAWADQPLLHSLEAGSIDWPSSCRNGTCRTCLGTLVSGSVRYEIEWPGLSEDEKAEGCVLPCVAYPLGDVVLEDPTR; translated from the coding sequence ATGAGCTCGCCCTTCACTCCCGATTTCTTCATCGCCAAACTCACCCCCAGCGGCCAGCAATGCGACGCCTGGGCCGACCAGCCGCTGCTGCATTCGCTCGAGGCCGGCTCCATCGACTGGCCCAGCTCTTGCCGCAATGGCACCTGCCGCACCTGCCTCGGCACGCTGGTGTCGGGCAGCGTGCGCTACGAAATCGAGTGGCCGGGCCTGAGCGAGGATGAAAAGGCCGAGGGCTGCGTGCTGCCCTGCGTCGCCTACCCGCTGGGCGACGTGGTGCTCGAAGACCCTACGCGCTGA
- the gshA gene encoding glutamate--cysteine ligase, protein MNKSQEPLPVPSSDRLAQIRRGIEKEGLRALPDGGLALTPHPAALGSALTHPHITTDYSESQIELITGAHLGVAQCLDELVEVHQHVYHSLRQAGDEMLWVSSMPCGLPTDETIPLARYGSSNAGRSKSVYRMGLGHRYGRRMQMISGIHYNWSMPGVDSDQYFALIRNFRRHAFVLLYLFGSSPALCSCFVDGREHSLQPLDAKGHTLHLPHATSLRMGRLGYQSDAQAAINVSYNGLGGYARSLHEALTQPYPAYEQLGIRNPGGDYNQLGTSLLQIENEFYGTIRPKRTVRSGERPLHALRERGVEYVEVRLMDLDPFEPVGIAQSTMRMLDVFLLHCLQSDSPPDTPAEIAELKHNQHLAAERGREPGLCLKRGGHEVLLSDWADEVLTACVPLAAALDAAHGCSDYSQALAQARARVAQPDTTPSAQVLRTMVEQHERSFMAFTLAQSELAREVLLDLPWSAGQQARAEAQALQSVAEQRAREQGDTLPFEEWRQRFMAPQTLG, encoded by the coding sequence ATGAACAAATCGCAGGAGCCCTTGCCAGTCCCTTCCTCCGACCGCCTGGCGCAGATCCGCCGCGGCATCGAGAAGGAAGGGCTGCGCGCACTGCCTGACGGAGGGCTGGCGCTGACACCGCATCCTGCCGCCCTCGGTTCAGCATTGACGCACCCGCACATCACCACCGATTACAGCGAGTCGCAGATCGAGCTGATCACCGGCGCCCACCTGGGCGTCGCCCAATGCCTCGACGAACTGGTCGAAGTCCACCAGCATGTCTATCACAGCCTGCGCCAGGCGGGCGACGAAATGCTCTGGGTGTCGAGCATGCCCTGCGGCCTGCCCACGGACGAGACCATTCCGCTGGCGCGCTATGGCTCGTCGAACGCGGGGCGCTCGAAAAGCGTCTACCGCATGGGCCTGGGCCACCGCTATGGCCGGCGCATGCAGATGATCTCGGGCATCCACTACAACTGGTCCATGCCCGGTGTGGACAGCGACCAGTACTTCGCCTTGATCCGCAATTTCCGCCGCCATGCGTTCGTGCTGCTGTATCTGTTCGGTTCGTCGCCGGCGCTGTGTTCGTGCTTTGTCGACGGCCGCGAGCACAGCCTGCAGCCCCTCGATGCCAAAGGCCACACGCTGCATCTGCCGCATGCCACCTCGCTGCGCATGGGCCGGCTGGGCTACCAGAGCGACGCCCAGGCAGCGATCAACGTCAGCTACAACGGCCTGGGCGGCTATGCCCGGTCGCTGCACGAGGCGCTGACCCAGCCCTATCCGGCCTATGAACAGCTGGGCATTCGCAACCCCGGCGGCGATTACAACCAGCTCGGCACCAGCCTGCTGCAGATCGAGAACGAGTTCTACGGCACCATCCGGCCCAAGCGCACGGTGCGCAGCGGCGAGCGCCCGCTGCATGCGCTGCGCGAACGCGGCGTGGAGTATGTCGAGGTGCGGCTCATGGACCTCGATCCCTTCGAGCCGGTAGGCATCGCCCAAAGCACCATGCGCATGCTGGACGTGTTCCTGCTGCACTGCCTGCAAAGCGACAGCCCGCCCGATACGCCCGCGGAAATTGCCGAACTCAAGCACAACCAGCACCTGGCGGCCGAGCGCGGCCGCGAGCCCGGCCTGTGCCTCAAGCGCGGCGGCCACGAAGTCTTGCTCAGCGATTGGGCCGACGAAGTGCTCACCGCCTGCGTGCCGCTGGCCGCGGCGCTCGATGCCGCGCATGGCTGCAGCGACTATAGCCAGGCCTTGGCCCAGGCGCGTGCACGCGTGGCGCAGCCCGATACGACGCCTTCGGCCCAGGTGCTGCGCACGATGGTCGAGCAGCATGAGCGCAGCTTCATGGCGTTCACGCTGGCGCAGTCCGAACTCGCGCGCGAGGTGCTGCTGGACCTGCCCTGGTCCGCCGGGCAGCAGGCGCGCGCCGAGGCGCAGGCGCTGCAATCGGTGGCCGAGCAGCGCGCGCGCGAGCAGGGCGATACGCTGCCGTTCGAGGAATGGCGCCAGCGCTTCATGGCGCCGCAGACCTTAGGGTAG
- a CDS encoding oxidoreductase-like domain-containing protein has protein sequence MDAAAPALQAALAAFARYEALAAEAGVALRPAPAQPTSCCGRGCNGCVWEGFYGAATFWVEDAQAALSGMA, from the coding sequence ATGGACGCTGCGGCTCCCGCGCTGCAGGCCGCGCTGGCGGCGTTTGCGCGCTATGAAGCACTGGCCGCCGAGGCCGGCGTCGCCCTGCGGCCCGCGCCCGCGCAGCCCACCAGTTGCTGCGGCCGCGGCTGCAACGGCTGCGTCTGGGAAGGTTTCTACGGCGCCGCCACGTTCTGGGTCGAGGATGCACAGGCCGCGTTGTCTGGCATGGCCTGA
- the ylqF gene encoding ribosome biogenesis GTPase YlqF, whose product MAIQWFPGHMNLTRKAIAERIKDIDVVIEVLDARLPGSSANPLLQELTGHKPRLKVLNKQDVADPERTVQWLAWYNAQPETRAVALDASEPAPTRRLIEACQLLAPGRGGMAKPMRVLICGVPNVGKSTLINSMSNKGQAKTGDEAGVTKLEQRIVLADDFYLWDTPGMLWPRIAVEQSGYNLAVSGAVGRNAYDEELVALEFLRYAQRNYAAHLRERYKLTQDDAEIAALPDDELLEAIGRKRGAVMSGGRVNLQKAAEIVITDFRIHNLGRITLETPQEYEEWFAKGMELDAQRQAKKDARAKNKKGGRGPRPAPDAGT is encoded by the coding sequence ATGGCCATTCAATGGTTTCCCGGTCACATGAATCTCACACGCAAGGCGATTGCCGAGCGCATCAAGGACATTGACGTGGTCATTGAAGTGCTGGATGCGCGCCTGCCGGGCTCGAGCGCCAACCCGCTGCTGCAGGAACTCACGGGCCACAAGCCGCGGCTGAAGGTCCTCAACAAGCAGGATGTGGCCGACCCGGAGCGTACCGTGCAGTGGCTGGCCTGGTACAACGCCCAGCCCGAAACCCGCGCCGTGGCGCTCGATGCGTCGGAGCCCGCGCCCACGCGCCGCCTGATCGAGGCCTGCCAGCTGCTCGCGCCGGGGCGCGGCGGCATGGCCAAGCCGATGAGGGTGCTGATCTGCGGCGTTCCCAACGTCGGCAAGTCGACGCTGATCAACTCGATGAGCAACAAGGGCCAGGCCAAGACCGGCGACGAGGCCGGCGTGACCAAGCTCGAGCAGCGCATCGTGCTGGCCGATGACTTCTATCTGTGGGACACGCCGGGCATGCTCTGGCCGCGCATTGCCGTCGAGCAAAGCGGCTACAACCTCGCGGTGAGCGGCGCCGTGGGCCGCAATGCGTATGACGAGGAACTGGTGGCGCTGGAATTCCTGCGCTATGCGCAGCGCAACTACGCCGCCCACCTGCGCGAGCGCTACAAGCTCACGCAGGACGACGCCGAAATCGCCGCGCTGCCCGACGACGAACTGCTCGAGGCCATCGGCCGCAAGCGCGGCGCGGTGATGAGCGGCGGGCGCGTGAACCTGCAAAAGGCCGCCGAGATCGTGATCACCGATTTCCGCATCCACAACCTGGGCCGGATCACGCTCGAGACGCCGCAGGAATACGAGGAGTGGTTTGCCAAGGGCATGGAGCTCGACGCGCAGCGCCAGGCCAAGAAGGACGCGCGCGCGAAAAACAAAAAGGGCGGGCGTGGACCACGACCCGCCCCTGACGCCGGCACCTGA
- a CDS encoding M20 aminoacylase family protein has protein sequence MQTTPDITPHLGQLLRFRHDLHAHPELKYEEHRTGDKVAAYLTALGLKVHRGLGQTGVVATIHGRGRSAENPGRSIGIRADMDALPVQELNQFGHISTHPGRMHACGHDGHTTMLLGAATLLAQQPDFDGSVHLIFQPGEEGGAGARAMMEDGLFTLFPCEAVFALHNWPLLPAGKMAVRVGPIMASALRFEIRITGKGGHAAMPHTTLDPIPVACALVGQLQTLVSRSTDPLDSSVLTVGQINSGTVENIIPDTAVIYGTVRTLKTSTEKMMIEGLHRMSEHVAAAHQCQAEVIIKPGYPNTTNHAHEARFMASVMREIVGDENADGDILPALTAEDFGFMLEVVPGAYGWIGNGPNGQAGVGLHNPAYDFNDENLDRGPRFWDLLARRWFETPAVK, from the coding sequence ATGCAAACGACTCCCGACATCACTCCCCATCTTGGCCAGTTGCTGCGCTTTCGCCATGACCTGCACGCCCATCCCGAGCTCAAGTACGAAGAGCACCGCACGGGCGACAAGGTCGCCGCCTATCTGACGGCGCTGGGCCTGAAGGTGCACCGCGGCCTGGGGCAGACCGGCGTGGTCGCCACCATCCATGGCAGGGGCCGCAGCGCCGAGAATCCGGGGCGCAGCATCGGCATCCGTGCCGACATGGACGCGCTGCCGGTGCAGGAGCTCAACCAGTTCGGCCACATCAGCACCCATCCGGGCCGCATGCATGCCTGCGGCCACGACGGCCACACCACCATGCTGCTGGGCGCGGCCACGCTGCTCGCGCAGCAGCCCGACTTCGACGGCTCGGTGCACCTGATCTTCCAGCCCGGCGAGGAAGGCGGCGCGGGCGCGCGCGCCATGATGGAAGACGGCCTGTTCACGCTGTTTCCCTGCGAGGCGGTGTTCGCGCTGCACAACTGGCCGCTGCTGCCCGCGGGCAAGATGGCGGTGCGCGTCGGCCCGATCATGGCGTCGGCGCTGCGCTTCGAGATCCGCATCACCGGCAAGGGCGGCCACGCCGCCATGCCGCACACCACGCTCGACCCGATTCCCGTGGCCTGCGCGCTCGTGGGCCAGCTGCAGACGCTGGTGTCGCGCAGCACCGACCCGCTGGACAGCTCGGTGCTGACCGTCGGCCAGATCAATTCCGGCACGGTGGAAAACATCATTCCCGACACCGCGGTGATCTACGGCACGGTGCGCACGCTCAAGACCAGCACCGAGAAGATGATGATCGAAGGCCTGCACCGCATGAGCGAGCATGTGGCCGCGGCGCACCAGTGCCAGGCCGAAGTCATCATCAAGCCCGGCTACCCCAACACCACCAACCACGCGCACGAAGCCCGCTTCATGGCCAGCGTCATGCGCGAGATCGTCGGCGACGAGAATGCCGATGGCGATATCCTGCCCGCGCTCACGGCCGAGGACTTCGGCTTCATGCTTGAAGTGGTGCCCGGCGCCTACGGCTGGATCGGCAACGGCCCGAACGGCCAGGCCGGCGTGGGCCTGCACAACCCGGCGTATGACTTCAACGACGAGAACCTGGACCGCGGCCCGCGCTTCTGGGACCTGCTGGCGCGCCGCTGGTTCGAGACCCCGGCGGTGAAGTAA
- a CDS encoding MgtC/SapB family protein — MDSWWNQVTRTVASEFADVTDVEQTTRVVLRLVLAALLGGLLGWQREIHGKAAGIRTHMLVSMGAALIVMVGQQAGGNAADLSRVLQGLIAGVGFLGAGTILKTERHGEETDQVKGLTTAAGIWLTAAIGACAGIGKEVTALLSAGLAFAVLSLVPLIAPAVRAAAAENAAAHNAKPPQDTDSER; from the coding sequence ATGGACAGCTGGTGGAATCAGGTAACCCGCACCGTGGCCTCGGAATTTGCGGACGTGACGGATGTCGAGCAGACCACGCGCGTGGTGCTGCGGCTGGTGCTGGCCGCGCTGCTGGGCGGCCTGCTGGGCTGGCAACGCGAGATCCACGGCAAGGCCGCAGGTATCCGCACCCATATGCTGGTATCGATGGGCGCGGCGCTGATCGTGATGGTCGGCCAGCAGGCGGGCGGCAATGCGGCCGACCTGAGCCGCGTGCTGCAGGGCCTGATTGCCGGCGTCGGGTTTCTCGGCGCCGGCACCATCCTCAAGACCGAACGCCATGGCGAGGAAACCGACCAGGTCAAGGGCCTGACCACCGCCGCCGGCATCTGGCTCACGGCGGCCATCGGCGCCTGTGCCGGCATCGGCAAGGAGGTCACGGCCCTCTTGAGCGCCGGGCTGGCCTTTGCGGTGTTGAGCCTGGTGCCGCTGATCGCGCCCGCAGTACGCGCCGCGGCTGCGGAGAACGCGGCCGCGCACAACGCCAAGCCGCCGCAAGATACCGACTCCGAGCGTTAA
- a CDS encoding DHH family phosphoesterase encodes MKTILPLQLLVGPAKNDPRPLILYHGRRCPDGFGAALAAWLFYEGEAEFRGLDHGEINTADDLGDLDARAVYVLDFAFGPELLAEIEARVAKLVLLDHHKSAAEKLHGYACRCGVVHFDMNKSGARLAWEFFQFDKPVPALIRCIEDRDIWTWQYPESPAFLAALDMEPRSFERWAEIAAFTPEQEAAFMARGDAMDEKYQKLCADIAEGAQPVVFNGVAGLMVNAPGMFHSQVGDLLAKQSGSFALMWHASTSGVKVGLRSRSEFNCIPLAESMGGGGHAQACGFKMPIARLGELLSGSFVAEPAPVPLHPQAAQ; translated from the coding sequence ATGAAAACCATTTTGCCCCTGCAGCTGCTGGTCGGTCCAGCGAAGAACGACCCCCGGCCCCTGATCCTCTACCATGGCCGCCGCTGCCCCGATGGCTTCGGCGCGGCGCTGGCCGCCTGGCTCTTCTATGAAGGAGAGGCCGAGTTCCGCGGCCTCGACCATGGCGAGATCAACACCGCCGACGACCTGGGCGATCTCGACGCCCGCGCGGTCTATGTGCTGGACTTCGCTTTCGGCCCCGAGCTGCTGGCCGAGATCGAAGCGCGCGTGGCCAAGCTGGTGCTGCTTGACCACCACAAGAGCGCCGCCGAGAAGCTGCATGGCTACGCCTGCCGCTGCGGCGTGGTGCACTTCGACATGAACAAGTCGGGCGCGCGCCTGGCCTGGGAGTTCTTCCAGTTCGACAAACCGGTGCCGGCGCTGATCCGCTGCATCGAAGACCGCGACATCTGGACCTGGCAGTACCCCGAGAGCCCGGCGTTTCTCGCCGCACTCGACATGGAGCCGCGCAGCTTCGAGCGCTGGGCCGAGATCGCGGCGTTCACGCCCGAGCAGGAAGCGGCCTTCATGGCGCGCGGCGATGCGATGGACGAGAAGTACCAGAAGCTCTGCGCCGACATCGCCGAAGGCGCCCAGCCCGTGGTCTTCAACGGCGTGGCCGGGCTGATGGTCAATGCGCCCGGCATGTTCCACAGCCAGGTCGGCGATCTGCTGGCCAAGCAAAGCGGCAGCTTTGCGCTGATGTGGCATGCGAGCACCAGCGGCGTCAAGGTCGGCCTGCGCTCGCGTTCGGAATTCAACTGCATTCCCCTGGCCGAATCCATGGGCGGCGGCGGCCATGCGCAGGCTTGCGGCTTCAAGATGCCGATCGCGCGCCTGGGCGAGCTGCTCAGCGGGTCGTTCGTGGCGGAGCCGGCGCCGGTGCCGCTGCATCCGCAGGCGGCGCAGTAA